Below is a window of Watersipora subatra chromosome 11, tzWatSuba1.1, whole genome shotgun sequence DNA.
cgtttccaaaaaaacctgttatcgtaatttgctttgccatgctgctcaatcggtgtattagctataatgagtttagcagaaattgtccaatgagccaaccacacacgaaaaatgcctgcatttctaatacgTATGATGATTTTACTGTGAATATTAATGACCAAAGCTACTTAATTTCgcattttcgctcgtttgttatgatagtttagtttcgctcaggAAATTTTCGGTgaaaggatgactccgcgaaaacgcgaaagttagatgaggcgaatacataagtgtcctagggtatcatTACTAAAAAAGATAATTTTCCACAACTGCCCTTAGCCTGATTCTCAAAGTCTATGTTGATGGTTCTTTTGGTTCAAGGTGTTAGTCGCTTCTCACAAATACACATTAACTACTCTAAGTGATGACAGACTTATGCGTGTATTTTTTCTGATTCATATCTATGaatttattgtaatattattcATTGTCAgcatcaatatttataatacTGCTAATAAGTAATGTATATGTAAGCCATATAGTAAAATAATGACTAAACGTGTTACCTCATGATACAAAGTCGTAAAATTTACCGTCAAAACACCTGCAGAAGTCAACCAGTTTGTGTCAATGGTTGTACACTAAACTAGTGTATTTATTTGAGTCTAACGCATTAAATTTTTACTGATTTTCATTTGAAAGTTAAAGGTTAGCAATTATACACGATTCAGCATGAGTTGTTAAATAAAGCGGTTTTGTAGAGGATCCCCTGGTTCACCAGTTATGTTGTCACATGCGGATGAAGAGGCATATTGTAAATggtattcaaatttattttttatgcttgTCAATACcgtaaaaatacaataacacaaTAACTTGATTGTGGATTAAATGATTATTGAAAGTATGTTAATTATACAGTTGATCATCTGTGAAGCCAATggcaacatataaaataaaacccATTAAATGaaagatataacatttaccTTAATAACACATCCAGGAGACTGCGAAATATTACGTGATTCTCCTTCTGGTTAATTcttgattatatatgtatatgatattgGCATAGTGATGAAACTTATGTACAAATAAAAAACCTTTCAGCATTGAAAACAGAGCTGAAAAACTACTTGTTGTTGGCTCAAAGGCAGACGGAAAAGTGACTTCAAGCACACCTAATCAAATGTCCAACACTATGGCAAGTCAGACCGACCACACAAGACCTAAAGACCACCTGTGATCAACAGATCAACTGGTATATATTCTAGGCAGAAGCAGCAAATCATACAAGGTGTCTGGGTTGTAAAATGCATTATCAAATTAGGAAAGTTAACAGAGAAAAGCAGAACTTTACAGCTTTGCTTGATAAATTTTATCAGTCGTCAAATCAAATGTACCGAAAAGTTTTCATAGCATCTCCTAACACAGGTAAAGCTGTTCGTAGCTTTGATTACGCAATTCTATTCTGCATGAGCATTTTTTGTTGTATATCGTAATAGCTTTATAAATCTATGGTTGTGTGTTTTCATTTCTCTCATATCATGCTATTGTtatagatatctatatatatatatatatttctcaaagtttttcgTCTGTCTGTCATCTGTTTTCTGTCGTCTGTTTTcgatatgtccagctatagctatcaaaattttggaaataaaatttcacattttgctggacttgaactcacaaagattgcacaTGCAGTTTAATAATCCAGCGTTTTAACCACAAGACTACAGAAGCTCATACCATAGTTTGATCTTACTACTTAACATATACATCAGTTTTCGTTTTAACACCAAAATGATGAATTAAtttaaactctatgaactcttttagctttttgaaacaaaatgcttcttcgtctttgccatattagagctaatttgttttcggcaaaattatatcaacaatagattttctcgaaattaaaatttgacgatttaattctattaactctatgaaacacgatgcttttttgcgttttcgtgaacttctatttccagcttttcgtaaggttcaattgctaaatcgtgGTAAAGGACGATACTTTTCATGCGGACAATTGTATAATCTCGATTAGGagtagcctctacattctctcaccaaagatcagacaaagacagtacaacAACTCAtctttacatttgtaccagtatcgagaggtaccagtattgcgGTAATAagaattttgatggatagctgctggtggaacagtaacatttttacacacacacttatatgcaagaattgttatgataaattcaacatattcagaaattttattttgttttctcagttcgtaataattctatcattaccgaatcatcccTTATTGTACTcctagcaaaacagacttaatttagctatttcatgctaattatttcacattcacatttaaaccctttcgtagcaattttatttttttaatttattccagctgcacgaaacatttttctcatgatatgaagtttaaaagttgtttgacaaagtctggaaacttttacagttgtttttattttctctcctcatttatttcaattacgcATAACACATTTCACAGTTAATTAACTAGCTTTTCTcagtagtttaaaagttagaatggaaaatgttgttatatgttaaatacaaataaattttctattcataaactttttattacccggccAACGCCGGATTGTAGAGCTAGTTTACTTATAACAGTCGGTTTCTGCTCTAAATAAATGATAGCAACTCTGATCCCTTGTTGGAAACCaagaatattttgttgttgGCATCAAAATGCAAATATATAACAGTTTTTGCAAGTGTGCCTTTGTTACCTGGCTGATAAAACAGCAGTTGCAACTTCAACTGCAGTTGTTACTTTCTGTTCTAGATCTGagccaaaaaatgaaaaaatagttgACGCCAATTTTTATTCCAAAATTGAAGGTGCATGTGCAAACGAGTCTGCTTTATACTCAAATAAATTTAGTAACTGCTTTAAATTGATCTTGAAAAAACAAATAGGATCTTTAATAAAGATGGCTGActtgataaataaaaataacagttATGCGCCTTTGATCGATTCTATTTAATTTCCTGATATGTGATTGGTAGAAATAAATTAATGGTAGTAGAAAAAAGTGcaatttaaacagagctaaaaatagttaaaaatccTAAATGAATTTTCTGTGCTATATTGGAACTATATGGTGCACTTTTTCTCAGCATAGTCATTGATCTGGTTTATCATGTTTTTAGTTGAGCCCGGTAAGCGAAGGTAAGAACAGAGCTGAGGAGTGACAAGCAAAGCTTCATGCCATTCACTCGCAGGTATGACAAAGACCCCCTCATCTAGTTCATGTTTTCTTGAACAATAAGCATTAACTTCTTTGTTCAGCTCCTTAAAGTAGTTTACCTACAAAATAACATAATGGTTGACAAAGAGACTGACAAACCAAGTGAGCTTTTTACATCAGAATTATGAATTTAAGCACCATTTTGATCGGTCAGCAATACTTTGAGCGGGCGAGAAGTGATTTGACTTGCCAGTGACACGGTCAGCTGCCCGTAGCATATGATGATCTGTCTATGACATTACGGCCTATCGCTGACATTATGCCCTATTGCTGGCAATTATGACCTATTGCTGACACAAAGACCTATCGCTGACATTATGGCTTATTGCTGACCATCACAACTGGCATCGTTGACTCATCCAAATATGGAATGCTAGATGAGGCTTGCTAATGAGCCAAAATACTGATCAAAGTGTTTCTCAAGTTGCAAGGAATCAATGGAATCTTTCATCTATTTAACCACTTTGTAGCAACCTTTGAATGTTTATGGACAATGCAAACTATTGAATTCTCACCATCAGATTACGTTCACTTGTTGAATAATACGCTGACAGAGTTGTTAATGTCCATGACCATTGCACATTCCTTTCATAACCACATAAGCAATAAACTACGTATTGCATTACCTGAGTTCCGATAGGTTAGCACCACTAGTCACAACATTTACTTTGCAAGTTCAATCATAAAAAGTCACAGGATTAAGTAATTCCTAAACAATGCTCACCTCTTCCCAGAAATGCTGTTCTTTGAGCTCTGGATAGTTCCACCATGTTCGGTTCATGCTGTCATAAAGAAGTTTATCTCCGAAGTTTACTTCTTTGGAAAGTATTCTTTCTATGGATTTTTTTGATAGCTCTTCTTTTGATTTTGGCTCGAATGCATAGGACTTGTAAAAAATGTCAAGGAAAGTCCAATGGAACTTTCTCTTCAGCAGAACTAATGAAGCGTCTAGCTGGTCATAGAGCATTATAACATCGGCTCTGGAAATGAAATAAAAGCACGACTAGTTCATGTATCAGAAATGAGATTTTGTGCAGAGTATGAGTGGATATTTGGGATATTACGTGcgaagtaaaaattaaaaaaaaggaaaaatttgttTGATGGTCAGTAGATACACATGCGAAGCAAGTACGCTGATCTCTGTTTACGATGCTGGATGAGAACTCTTTGTCAATAACAAACATTAACTGATGTaagaatattattactatttgtgtATTACTTACACTTatgttttaatcaatttatgttttattaattacaaTTATTCTTTTTTACACTTTTCTTGCTTCTTATATGAgcagttttcatttttcttattATGACATTTTGCCGGAAAGCTTAAAAGGCATATTCCAAGTTGGCAGAGTGTCACTTGCTTATGAAAACAGGAATTTAATACTGCTTTTGAAAACAGTATTGCTTGGTGATTCTTgtcagataaaaaataatttgataagTATTGCTAAATGTGAATGTGAACGCGAGTCAAAAGGAGCCACGCGGGAAAAAGAAAGTACAAAATGAACTCGAAGGCAAACTTAGAATTAAgtttaatgtaaaattaaagattattttcaagtgtgtgtttagtaagataaatttaCTTAAGTTGTACAATGAGTACTGAACTCTGTGCCATTAGCCGCTACcttctgtctcaaaggtaagaactcatTACAGTATTGTTcgtaataatgttacattttattgcagaataAAACCACAGAATAAGTATTTCTTACATTTTAAGCTTAGGTGGTgaattagaacaattaaaaacaaattttcccattaaaatatcCGGTTTTAGACAGTTTTTCAGAGGGTAGAATGAAtcaatttgaatttagttatgttatatgaaAAGATTTAATTGGAGATACAAGACAATTGTCATATGAGCTGATTGATTGAGACATATTGCTATTGGAATGCATTAACCGCACAGTATTATGTATGAGATataattgaaaaatggttaaataatatgtttatatgtattctatacttataCTTGTTTGATAGTTTGTCATAGGTACCTTTCTAAGAActacaaaaaaaatattaaagtataTCTAAATATTTACAGCCCAAAATTATAGAGAAAATGTTAAAGCatctttaaaagtttatagCATTAAATGGCTATCAGTATGTTTTGATACTTGTGTAATATTTTCACGTAGGGCAGCAAAGTTTATTCAGGGAACATTTAGTTCAAAAGCTTTCTAGAGAAATATTGACTATTGCCCAATAAGAACAACTGGAATACACCAATAGTGTTGACTTATACAACGTCTAACCTTTTGGAATAGAAAATATTCTAACAGTCAAACATTGTCATTCGCTGATAAGTTTTGTTGCACTCACTGTTTAATGAAATTTGAAATAAACCTATTTATAGCTGAAGTTCATATTTATACGCTTTGCAAAAGACAACAGTATCACTATGTTGCAACCAAAGCATTGCCCTGTGAAAACTGTTTAGTAAATTACTGTTTTTTGTTCTACTAACATCaaaataaatgctaaaaaatatCGTTAACATGTTTTTATAAGTAACTAGTATGCTGACAGttctgtgtaccatgagagatggCCATGTGTAATAAGTAAGAGTACAATTATTCATAGATGGAAAGGTAGGAAGGTAGTTGAGCAGGGCAGATGGTAGTTCGCTTGTCTTTGAATCTGAATATCTGGCTGTAATCTTTTTTCTTGAAAGATGGACGAACACTGCTcttattgtaataaatattgtaatttcTACAGcctgtcagttaacctttacATATTGTGATACAGAGATTTTCAGTAAAggtctatatatattttaggtTAACTTACTGTTTAACTAGAGATGCAATAAAGCTATTTATAGCTGTGATGTTATTTCTGTCAGCATAGTTGAAGCCGTACCACAGCAGCTGACCAAGATGGAACCATGCATCTGGAAGTCCTGGGTGTTTCCGGGTCACAAAAAGCAAACTATCATTAGCGGCTACCTCTTCAGGTTTCTGAAAAAATATATTGCGATCTTTAGCTGGTAGTTGGAAATGATAGCCAACAAACAATGTAAAAGCAAAAATTGTATTTTAGCAGCAACAACTTTCAGAATCTAACTCAAGGGAATGCAAAATGACTATCCTCTATttactgtttccatgatgcacatGATACGGAGTGTGAGTTGTGAGCAGGTTAAGTTGTCTTGTGATAACTGTTTCAATGGACATTCG
It encodes the following:
- the LOC137408478 gene encoding galactose-3-O-sulfotransferase 2-like, translating into MSIRRKAISVLVVTGGCIVLAGVLMRNYGVTDLRYFVSDNGGDVRENSQHAVNSVEQLKENKPVQRFVMTKVEKTGSSTLRAILGRFIINNRLNVLTSCKGYHIIWTIKESWTIGPGKAEKADALVNHALYNKSFLQKFMKPGYKHIALVREPISWFKSAVRFFTKADPGDIRNRFHFTNPGPLKPEEVAANDSLLFVTRKHPGLPDAWFHLGQLLWYGFNYADRNNITAINSFIASLVKQADVIMLYDQLDASLVLLKRKFHWTFLDIFYKSYAFEPKSKEELSKKSIERILSKEVNFGDKLLYDSMNRTWWNYPELKEQHFWEEVNYFKELNKEVNAYCSRKHELDEGVFVIPASEWHEALLVTPQLCSYLRLPGSTKNMINQINDYAEKKCTI